The Colletotrichum destructivum chromosome 7, complete sequence genome contains the following window.
GGTACCTTGgacaaggccggcgggaTTGGCTGGCGGCTTCTAGCGATTAGGTAGTCCGACTAGGATTAGGGGCCAGCGAGGGGATTGCCGATGGATAGACGCAGCCACAGAAAGCTCACGATATCATCGTGGCTGGCGACCTGGCCAGCGTCCCACGGGGCAGGCAATGCCAGAGCATCGTGTGGACGGTCCAGATGACTCACCTGTCGATCCATGAACGGGCGGCGGAATGGGATGCAGGGTTCAAACATGTAACATGTGCGTATTTCTCCACCCCCGTCTATCTAAAATCAATaggaaggaagaaaagtTTTCAGGATACAGCAGTAGCGGCGAGCGGCTCGTCGGGGAGCCGGTCTTGGTCTAGCCTCCCATGCTGTGATGAGTGGATAAACGGGCAgagaaacacacacacacatgcacacacacaagcTCACAAATATTCGGCATGTGAGGCGGTTATCCGTCACGGACAAGTATTGATATTAATAAGCATGGAGCAAAAAGGGCGAGAGTTGAAAGAGTTGGATGCGGGATATGGTTTCCGGTAGTGTTGCCGACATCATTAGACCATGTTAATCAACGCCCTTCCGCTCGGTGCTCCCGCAGATTGGGCAGCTCCGCCGGCAGAAGCCCAGGCAGGCCATCTCGGGAGAGGCTGAGACTATTGCCCGATAAGGAAATATTCTCAGCTGCCTACCCTTGAAATATAATCGCTACGGTCAGAGATGTGCATTGGTGGTTGCTTTCTAGACCGCGTCTATGCCTACTAGTAGCACAGTGCGCTCGCCAGGTATGTACCTATGTACCTTGATAGTCGCAGCACGGCCTGCCCCGCGTCCACCCTCCAGAAAATCCACTGGACAGGGAAAATTACCCCACCATTGTcactcaccaccacctgggaggaaaaaaagaagaaaaaagatTCCTTGACAATCATCCCCCCTTTGATAGCTAGCAAAAGTCTCGACAGCCTGCTCTGCCTGCCAAACATGGGACGACCGAAACGCACCGccctccaggccgccgaggacacCCTGACGCCTCCCGACACCCTCGACAAGAACCAGGCCATCGTGCGCgtcatcaaggccgagggcaaCAACCTGTACCTGTGCGAGCTGCCCAACAAGAAGGACCTCGTGCTCGAACTGGCCCAGCGCTTCCGCAACACCATCTGGATCAAGCGCGGCGGATACGTCTTGGCCGAGACATACGACGAGCCCGACGGCCGCCTTATGGGCGAGatcgtcaacgtcgtccgCGACGAGAAGGCCTGGCGCAAGCGGCCCTACTGGTAACACGACCCCGGaacccccccctttccctaAAAAGGCCCATGTGCTACCCTTCCCCCAAGTCCCTTTGCTgacgcttcttcttctcctttcttCTCTACAGGCCCAGCGAGTTTGCAAAGACCAACACGTACGACGATAGCGAGGAGTCCGACTCCAACGTTGGCAAGATGCCGCCTTCCGATTCCGAGGACGACTACTGATGATACGAAATTGCCACTTTGACGACTTGCATGCTTCTCCCGCCTCTCATTTCTTCTTTGACgcgggcttctcggccggaaccccctcgtccgccgtgccgaaccacgtcgccgccaccgtgACCGCCATGACGCCCACGACGAACTCCGAGCTCATGTCGGTGCTGGGGTACACGTTCCATGCCCACTCCTGCGCCGCCCAGAGAATgtagacgacgtagacgGGGAGGCCGCTGCGCCAGAGGAGGTACGGCGTCGACCAGGCTAGATAGGCGTAGAACTGGTAGTGCAGGGACCGGGCGAAGAGGAGCCCCATGACGTTGGCCGACAGGATCGTCGTGAGGACGTAGCGCGGCGTCACACGGCTGGCCACCTGGGCCTCTTCGAgcgccgagaagggcgacTGGCCCCGCAGCATGGCCGGGACCAGCGACGACAGGGGCCGCTGCGCCGGGTTGAGCCAGCGGGTGACGGCGAACAAGAGCAGGGCGGATAGATGCAGTGCCAGTAGCGCAATAGAAAACGGCTTGCCGAGGAACGTCTCCTCGCCCACGAAGCGCCAATTGACCGTCCACTTGAAGAAGAACTGCCGCGACAGCTCAAACGCGCGGCCGAGGTAGCCCGCGGCGttgtgggagaagaagggcacgccgatgacgatctGCACCTGGGCCATGAGCCACGCCGCGCgcagggcgccgccgaagccgcggccgaggaacagcacgacgccgacggcaggcagggccagcagcagcgacatcTTGATGCCTAGTCCCCAGCTGTACagcacggcgccgggcgTCCACAGGCGCttctggaagaagaagatggcgagcCAGAGGAAGAGTGTCGCAAAGCAATCGTTGAAGCAGCGCAGGACGAAGACGCTGTGTAGGCGCTTCGAGAGGATCAGGAGTGGGAAGATGTACGGCGGGACCTGCGGAAGGATATTTTTTATCAGCTTTAATTGTTCCCTTGCGCAGTTTCTAGTGATACGTTCAAGGAGTGgactggcggcggcgcaccTTGGCTTGCCAGTAGCACGCCATGACGACCGCAAGGGTCGCGAGGTACAGGACGGCAAAGAGCTGCTGCGCCAGGAAAATgttcttgccctcgtcggTGAGGTAGTAGAGACCCGTGTATGTGTAGACGTGGGCGGCAGGGTAGACGAGGGGCCCGGTGCCGCCCTTGATCTTGGTGTAGTCGCGCTCGCCCGAGACGAATTGGGAGACTT
Protein-coding sequences here:
- a CDS encoding Putative translation initiation factor 1A (eIF-1A), RNA-binding domain, S1, IF1 type, with amino-acid sequence MGRPKRTALQAAEDTLTPPDTLDKNQAIVRVIKAEGNNLYLCELPNKKDLVLELAQRFRNTIWIKRGGYVLAETYDEPDGRLMGEIVNVVRDEKAWRKRPYWPSEFAKTNTYDDSEESDSNVGKMPPSDSEDDY
- a CDS encoding Putative glycosyltransferase, ALG3, translating into MADHAPPVYVQATRLVLDIANGRHALSKAIPPLLLALDAILCGLIIWKIPYTEIDWVAYMEQVSQFVSGERDYTKIKGGTGPLVYPAAHVYTYTGLYYLTDEGKNIFLAQQLFAVLYLATLAVVMACYWQAKVPPYIFPLLILSKRLHSVFVLRCFNDCFATLFLWLAIFFFQKRLWTPGAVLYSWGLGIKMSLLLALPAVGVVLFLGRGFGGALRAAWLMAQVQIVIGVPFFSHNAAGYLGRAFELSRQFFFKWTVNWRFVGEETFLGKPFSIALLALHLSALLLFAVTRWLNPAQRPLSSLVPAMLRGQSPFSALEEAQVASRVTPRYVLTTILSANVMGLLFARSLHYQFYAYLAWSTPYLLWRSGLPVYVVYILWAAQEWAWNVYPSTDMSSEFVVGVMAVTVAATWFGTADEGVPAEKPASKKK